From the Streptomyces syringium genome, one window contains:
- a CDS encoding replication-associated recombination protein A: MEPDLFTAAAEDRQEKDPASSPLAVRMRPRTLDEVVGQGHLLKQGSPLRRLVGEGSGGPAGPSSVILWGPPGIGKTTLAYVVSQATNKRFVELSAITAGVKEVRAVIDGARRASGGYGKDTVLFLDEIHRFSKAQQDSLLPAVENRWVTLIAATTENPYFSIISPLLSRSLLLTLQALTDDDLRGLVHRALTDERGLGGAVTLPEDAEGHLLRIAGGDARRALTALEAGAGSAIAKGESEITLETLEDAVDRAAVKYDRAGDQHYDVASALIKSIRGSDVDATLHYLARMIEAGEDPRFIARRLMISASEDIGLADPTALQTAVAGAQAVALIGFPEARIVLGQVAVALALAPKSNAAYLAIDAALADVRAGLAGPVPPHLRDGHYKGAEKLGHAQGYLYPHDLPGGIAAQQYAPDAIHGKRYYEPTRYGAEARYADVVERVRARLRGEQPPAAEQ, translated from the coding sequence AGAGGACCGCCAGGAGAAAGACCCGGCGAGCAGCCCGCTGGCCGTCCGCATGCGCCCCCGCACCCTCGACGAAGTCGTCGGCCAGGGCCATCTCCTCAAGCAGGGCTCACCGCTGCGCCGACTGGTGGGGGAGGGGAGCGGCGGCCCCGCCGGGCCGTCCTCGGTGATCCTCTGGGGCCCGCCCGGCATCGGCAAGACGACGCTGGCCTATGTCGTCAGCCAGGCGACCAATAAGCGCTTCGTCGAGCTCTCGGCGATCACCGCCGGGGTCAAGGAGGTGCGGGCCGTCATCGACGGTGCCCGCCGCGCCTCGGGCGGGTACGGCAAGGACACCGTCCTCTTCCTCGACGAGATCCACCGCTTCAGCAAGGCGCAGCAGGACTCCCTGCTGCCCGCCGTGGAGAACCGCTGGGTCACCCTCATCGCGGCCACCACGGAGAACCCCTATTTCTCGATCATCTCGCCGCTGCTCTCGCGTTCCCTGCTGCTGACGCTCCAGGCGCTCACCGACGACGATCTGCGCGGTCTGGTGCACCGCGCGCTCACCGACGAGCGCGGGCTCGGCGGCGCGGTCACCCTGCCCGAGGATGCCGAGGGCCATCTGCTGCGGATCGCCGGGGGCGATGCCCGGCGTGCTCTGACGGCCCTGGAGGCGGGGGCCGGGTCGGCCATCGCCAAGGGCGAGAGCGAGATCACCCTGGAGACGCTGGAGGACGCCGTCGACCGGGCGGCGGTGAAGTACGACCGCGCCGGCGACCAGCACTACGACGTGGCCAGCGCGCTCATCAAGTCCATCCGCGGCTCGGACGTGGACGCCACGCTGCACTACCTCGCCCGCATGATCGAGGCGGGGGAGGACCCGAGGTTCATCGCCCGGCGGCTGATGATCTCCGCGAGCGAGGACATCGGCCTGGCCGACCCCACGGCCCTGCAGACCGCGGTCGCCGGTGCCCAGGCCGTCGCGCTGATCGGCTTCCCCGAGGCGCGGATCGTGCTGGGGCAGGTGGCCGTGGCGCTCGCCCTGGCCCCGAAGTCCAACGCGGCGTATCTCGCGATCGACGCGGCCCTCGCGGACGTGCGGGCGGGGCTCGCCGGGCCCGTGCCCCCGCATCTGCGGGACGGGCACTACAAGGGCGCCGAGAAGCTCGGCCACGCGCAGGGCTATCTCTACCCCCACGACCTGCCCGGCGGTATCGCCGCCCAGCAGTACGCACCGGACGCGATCCACGGCAAGCGGTACTACGAGCCGACGCGCTACGGCGCCGAGGCGCGCTACGCGGACGTGGTGGAGCGGGTCCGGGCCCGGCTGCGCGGCGAGCAGCCACCGGCCGCGGAGCAGTAG
- a CDS encoding DUF2470 domain-containing protein, producing MPSAAERTRTLVQSTCSAVVLIPGLEGARADQLMPEARSVGPDGELFLVFPADSPAVRAATHAQDDELAAVLELTDVAPVSVPNRIRGRAWISGWLTSCPGVTEPGRMLLRLEVGEVCVDDLWGASGVEPEDFARSSADPLVEHEVELLQHLHSAHGDQVRGLWGLLGERDGDTGAEDTCGRAARETGAAAVPVALDRFGLRVRFTRAQGGGSAADRSFDARFEFPEPVRDIAELRRAMHTLFEAAAE from the coding sequence ATGCCGTCAGCAGCCGAGCGCACACGAACTCTCGTACAGAGTACATGCTCCGCGGTAGTGCTGATTCCCGGCCTCGAAGGGGCCCGCGCGGACCAGCTGATGCCCGAGGCGCGCAGCGTCGGCCCTGACGGGGAGCTGTTCCTGGTCTTCCCCGCCGACTCACCGGCCGTACGCGCAGCCACCCACGCGCAGGACGACGAGCTGGCCGCAGTGCTGGAGCTCACCGACGTCGCGCCGGTCTCCGTACCCAACCGTATCCGCGGCCGGGCGTGGATCTCCGGCTGGCTCACCTCCTGCCCCGGGGTGACCGAGCCCGGCCGGATGCTGCTGCGGCTGGAGGTCGGCGAGGTGTGCGTCGACGACCTGTGGGGCGCCTCGGGCGTCGAGCCGGAAGACTTCGCCCGCTCCTCGGCCGATCCGCTCGTGGAGCACGAGGTGGAACTCCTGCAGCACCTGCACTCCGCCCACGGCGACCAGGTGCGGGGGCTGTGGGGCCTGCTCGGCGAACGCGACGGGGATACCGGGGCCGAGGACACCTGCGGCCGCGCCGCGCGGGAGACCGGTGCCGCCGCCGTGCCGGTGGCCCTGGACCGCTTCGGTCTGCGGGTGCGCTTCACCCGGGCGCAGGGCGGCGGCAGCGCGGCGGACCGGTCCTTCGACGCCCGCTTCGAATTCCCCGAGCCGGTCCGCGACATCGCCGAACTGCGCCGGGCGATGCACACCCTCTTCGAGGCCGCGGCGGAGTGA